One Actinomadura viridis genomic region harbors:
- a CDS encoding MFS transporter produces MFRPHRAWVVAGVAFVALVGAAGFRAAPGVLMVPLQEEFGWSRVTTSLAVSVNLVLFGLTAPFAAALMDRFGIRRVTAAALALVALGSGLTVVMDASWQLVLCWGVLIGLGTGSMAMVFAATVVGRWFVRHRGLVLGVLTAGGAAGQLVFLPLLAGLAGRYGWRSASLAVAAAALAVVPLILLVMRERPADVGLRPYGASGADPEPEEAPAGNAARTALSALRTGMRSKAFWLLAGGFFICGVSTNGLVGTHFIPAAHDHGMPSTTAASLLALVGVFDIIGTVASGWLTDRVDSRKLLAWYYGLRGLSLLALPVLFGASVHPSMLVFVIFYGLDWVATVPPTIALAREVFGPVQGTVIFGWIFAAHQLGAAVAAAAAGIVRTSFGTYTLAWWGAAVLCLVASAMSLNIRGRPATGPLTGPPTTALPAR; encoded by the coding sequence GTGTTCCGTCCCCACCGTGCCTGGGTCGTGGCGGGGGTCGCGTTCGTCGCGCTGGTCGGCGCGGCCGGGTTCCGCGCCGCGCCGGGCGTGCTGATGGTGCCGCTCCAGGAGGAGTTCGGCTGGTCCCGGGTGACGACCTCGCTGGCCGTCTCGGTCAACCTGGTGCTGTTCGGGCTGACCGCGCCGTTCGCCGCCGCGCTCATGGACCGCTTCGGGATCCGCCGCGTCACCGCCGCCGCGCTCGCGCTGGTGGCGCTGGGCAGCGGGCTCACCGTGGTCATGGACGCGAGCTGGCAGCTGGTGCTGTGCTGGGGCGTGCTGATCGGCCTCGGCACCGGCTCGATGGCGATGGTGTTCGCCGCGACCGTGGTCGGGCGCTGGTTCGTCCGGCACCGCGGCCTGGTCCTGGGCGTGCTGACCGCCGGGGGCGCCGCCGGGCAGCTGGTGTTCCTCCCGCTGCTGGCCGGTCTGGCGGGCCGGTACGGCTGGCGTTCGGCCTCGCTCGCCGTGGCGGCGGCGGCCCTCGCCGTGGTGCCGCTGATCCTGCTGGTGATGCGGGAGCGTCCGGCCGACGTCGGGCTGCGGCCGTACGGCGCGTCCGGCGCCGACCCGGAGCCGGAGGAGGCCCCGGCCGGCAACGCCGCGCGAACGGCGCTGTCGGCACTCCGCACCGGGATGCGCAGCAAGGCGTTCTGGCTGCTGGCCGGCGGTTTCTTCATCTGCGGCGTCTCCACCAACGGTCTGGTCGGAACGCACTTCATCCCCGCCGCGCACGACCACGGGATGCCCTCCACCACGGCGGCGAGCCTGCTCGCCCTGGTGGGCGTCTTCGACATCATCGGCACGGTCGCCTCCGGCTGGCTGACCGACCGGGTGGACAGCCGCAAGCTGCTGGCCTGGTACTACGGCCTGCGCGGGCTGTCGCTTCTCGCGCTGCCGGTGCTGTTCGGCGCCTCGGTGCACCCCAGCATGCTGGTCTTCGTCATCTTCTACGGGCTGGACTGGGTGGCGACGGTGCCGCCCACCATCGCGCTGGCCCGCGAGGTGTTCGGGCCGGTCCAGGGCACGGTGATCTTCGGATGGATCTTCGCCGCGCACCAGCTCGGCGCGGCGGTCGCCGCCGCGGCCGCCGGGATCGTCCGTACCTCGTTCGGAACGTACACGCTGGCCTGGTGGGGCGCCGCGGTGCTGTGCCTGGTGGCGTCGGCCATGTCGCTGAACATCCGCGGCCGCCCCGCGACGGGCCCGCTGACCGGACCCCCCACCACCGCCCTCCCCGCACGTTGA
- a CDS encoding MFS transporter, with protein MTRSPRTLGLYAAMGCLGYLLAALGAILPELRAERGLPRSEAALYPSAFALGLVLVGLLGHRPAPKAGRYALPAALTALVGGAALLALGDGRLTGGTGALVLGLGGAGLVQLVPAALRETGDARAGAVAIGEANAVSSAASVLAPLLVGFALAHGLGWRAAFAGLPLAAAVLPVIVLLRHGTPPAPAGPDPPAGRRAPALFRSRWVDLVLAVSVEFCVLFWAADFLHTIKGLERETATTASAAFVLGMAAGRATTGRAVRLGQDRLLTGATAVAALGFAVFWTVPAPALAVGGLLLTGLGVALLYPLILAQALAAWPGRPAHAAARCALASGVAIGTGPPLLGALADLTDPRTAALLTLVLLLALLIRRTRLL; from the coding sequence ATGACCAGGAGCCCCCGCACGCTGGGCCTGTACGCGGCGATGGGCTGCCTGGGCTACCTGCTCGCCGCACTGGGCGCGATCCTCCCGGAACTGCGCGCCGAACGCGGGCTGCCGCGGAGCGAGGCGGCCCTCTACCCCTCCGCGTTCGCGCTCGGCCTGGTGCTCGTCGGCCTGTTAGGGCACCGGCCGGCGCCGAAGGCGGGCCGGTACGCGCTGCCGGCGGCCCTGACCGCACTGGTCGGCGGGGCCGCCCTCCTGGCCCTGGGGGACGGCCGGCTGACCGGCGGCACCGGCGCCCTGGTGCTCGGTCTCGGCGGCGCCGGCCTGGTCCAGCTCGTCCCGGCCGCCCTCCGCGAGACCGGGGACGCCCGGGCGGGCGCGGTCGCGATCGGCGAGGCGAACGCCGTCTCCAGCGCCGCCTCGGTCCTGGCACCGCTGCTGGTCGGCTTCGCCCTCGCCCACGGCCTGGGCTGGCGCGCGGCGTTCGCCGGGCTCCCGCTGGCCGCGGCCGTGCTCCCCGTGATCGTCCTCCTCCGGCACGGAACGCCCCCCGCCCCCGCGGGCCCGGACCCGCCGGCCGGGCGCCGGGCCCCCGCCCTCTTCCGCAGCCGCTGGGTCGACCTGGTGCTCGCCGTGTCCGTCGAGTTCTGCGTGCTGTTCTGGGCGGCGGACTTCCTGCACACCATCAAGGGCCTGGAGAGGGAGACCGCCACCACCGCCTCCGCGGCGTTCGTGCTGGGCATGGCCGCAGGCCGGGCCACGACCGGACGCGCCGTACGGCTCGGCCAGGACCGGCTCCTGACCGGCGCCACCGCGGTGGCCGCCCTCGGGTTCGCCGTCTTCTGGACGGTCCCCGCCCCCGCCCTCGCGGTCGGCGGCCTCCTCCTGACCGGCCTGGGCGTCGCCCTGCTCTACCCGCTGATCCTCGCGCAGGCGCTCGCCGCCTGGCCGGGCCGTCCCGCACACGCCGCCGCCCGCTGCGCCCTGGCGTCCGGCGTCGCGATCGGCACCGGCCCGCCGCTGCTGGGCGCCCTCGCCGACCTCACCGACCCGCGGACCGCCGCCCTGCTCACCCTCGTCCTCCTCCTGGCCCTCCTGATCCGCCGCACCCGCCTCCTCTGA
- a CDS encoding ROK family protein, translating into MQQRTAAHRVHTLRRQGVLAMLRHVHDHPAATRADAARALGLSSGSAAEISTRLKGLRLAEETAGPQTGGRGRPSPVLTAHPRGPLVCAVSIGHEEWRMCTVEIGGRVVAEDSGRNPAGGARPVLDVLRGRIAAAYGEHGPRLRAVSVAVAGTVRRTTIVQASGMGWYGIDLEPLRPAPGTPLLVGNDASMAGLAEARRGTGAGARVSLHLTVEVGVGGILIVDGVPVDGATGAGGEFGHMPFGDPALDCPCGARGCWDLAVDGRAMARALGRPEPRDPRTEAGRILTSAAGDPAARAAAGAAAAALGRGVGALVNALDPELVTLSGLAAGLVATAPEELNGAYTAALMRFRRADPPPLLPSALGGRGPLLGAAEAAFDTLLSDAGLEAWSGTLT; encoded by the coding sequence ATGCAGCAGCGAACGGCCGCGCATCGCGTGCACACCCTGCGGCGGCAGGGTGTGCTCGCCATGCTCCGCCACGTGCACGACCATCCCGCCGCGACCAGGGCGGACGCGGCCCGCGCGCTGGGGCTCAGCAGCGGCTCGGCCGCCGAGATCAGCACGCGCCTCAAGGGGCTGCGGCTCGCCGAGGAGACCGCGGGGCCGCAGACCGGCGGGCGCGGGCGGCCCTCCCCCGTGCTCACCGCCCATCCGAGGGGGCCGCTCGTCTGCGCGGTCAGCATCGGCCACGAGGAGTGGCGGATGTGCACCGTCGAGATCGGCGGCCGGGTCGTGGCGGAGGATTCCGGGCGCAACCCCGCCGGGGGCGCGCGTCCGGTCCTGGACGTCCTGCGCGGGCGGATCGCCGCCGCGTACGGCGAGCACGGGCCCCGCCTCCGCGCCGTGTCGGTGGCCGTGGCGGGCACGGTACGGCGGACCACCATCGTCCAGGCGTCCGGCATGGGGTGGTACGGCATCGACCTGGAACCGCTCCGCCCGGCGCCCGGCACGCCGCTGCTGGTCGGCAACGACGCCTCGATGGCCGGTCTGGCGGAGGCCCGGCGCGGGACGGGCGCCGGCGCGCGGGTCAGCCTGCACCTCACCGTGGAGGTCGGCGTCGGCGGCATCCTCATCGTGGACGGCGTGCCGGTCGACGGGGCGACCGGGGCCGGCGGCGAGTTCGGCCACATGCCCTTCGGGGACCCCGCCCTGGACTGCCCGTGCGGCGCCCGCGGCTGCTGGGACCTGGCGGTCGACGGGCGGGCCATGGCGCGCGCCCTGGGCCGTCCCGAGCCGCGCGACCCCCGTACCGAGGCCGGGCGGATCCTCACGTCCGCCGCGGGTGACCCGGCCGCCCGCGCCGCGGCCGGCGCGGCGGCCGCGGCGCTGGGCCGGGGGGTCGGCGCGCTGGTCAACGCCCTGGATCCGGAGCTGGTGACCCTGTCCGGGCTGGCCGCCGGCCTCGTCGCGACGGCGCCGGAGGAGCTGAACGGCGCCTACACCGCCGCGCTGATGCGGTTCCGCCGCGCCGATCCGCCGCCGCTGCTGCCCTCCGCGCTCGGCGGGCGCGGCCCGCTCCTGGGCGCGGCCGAGGCGGCCTTCGACACGCTCCTGTCCGACGCCGGGCTCGAAGCCTGGTCCGGCACGCTGACGTGA
- a CDS encoding HAD-IA family hydrolase yields MRPEHPWLDGVRAVLLDMDGTLVDSDAAVERAWVRWAAEHGLDAATVLDGAHGRPALATVRRVAPWLDGPAAERAAARQIELQMDDATGTTALPGARELLAALDRRGLPWAVVTGADAALAKARLDAAGIAPPLLVTAGDVTEGKPDPEGYLLAAGRMGVPPEHCLVVEDTVPGVEAGRRAGAKVAALRGLPADLTLGALEQLTALLAGTDRPWWADAIGYQVYLPSFQDGDGDGMGDLDGLRERLGHLAGLGVDVIWVTPFFTSPMADHGYDIADHLRVDPRFGGDRALDALLAEARRYGLRVIGDLVVNHTSDRHRWFQEALADPGGPYRDYYIWRDPAPGGGPPNNWLSHFGGSAWTLHEETGQYYLHLFRPEQPDLNWRNPAVADEVDAIIEHWLRRGLAGFRIDTAAYLVKHPDLPDNPPLPDGTLHAIRGVTEDWRRQDHRYDIHQPDIHGIHARWRRVADRYAAFLVGEVYELDPARLAGFVTAERLHSSFWFGLVEQEGWDPARIRTMIRAAATASPRLSWVQGNHDRPRAASRYGGGTLGARRWTALEVLTAFLPGTSWIYQGEELGLVDGTVPAGQGADPLGAAEPARSRDGARTPMPWSPGPGLGFTRGRPWLPDGGRVPADTVEVQNRDATGTLALVRRLLSVRRRLLATTPLPSELTWIDTASDVLAYRRGPLTVAANLGEHPAEPPLNGRPVFDTETGDPRKRPAVLLPYQAIVLTDQ; encoded by the coding sequence ATGCGGCCGGAACACCCCTGGCTCGACGGCGTACGGGCGGTACTGCTCGACATGGACGGCACGCTGGTCGACTCCGACGCGGCCGTCGAGCGGGCCTGGGTCCGCTGGGCGGCCGAGCACGGGCTCGACGCCGCCACGGTGCTGGACGGCGCGCACGGCCGGCCCGCCCTGGCGACCGTACGGCGGGTCGCGCCCTGGCTGGACGGGCCCGCGGCGGAGCGGGCGGCGGCGCGGCAGATCGAGCTGCAGATGGACGACGCCACGGGCACCACGGCGCTGCCCGGCGCCCGCGAACTCCTGGCCGCCCTCGACCGGCGCGGCCTGCCATGGGCCGTGGTGACCGGCGCCGACGCCGCGCTGGCCAAGGCCCGGCTGGACGCGGCGGGCATCGCGCCACCCCTCCTGGTCACGGCCGGGGACGTGACCGAGGGCAAGCCCGATCCCGAGGGCTACCTCCTCGCGGCCGGGCGGATGGGCGTACCCCCGGAACACTGCCTGGTCGTGGAGGACACCGTCCCCGGCGTCGAGGCGGGCCGGCGGGCCGGGGCCAAGGTCGCCGCGCTGCGCGGGCTGCCGGCCGACCTGACCCTCGGCGCGCTGGAGCAGCTCACCGCCCTGCTGGCCGGAACGGACCGGCCGTGGTGGGCCGACGCGATCGGCTACCAGGTCTACCTCCCCTCGTTCCAGGACGGCGACGGGGACGGCATGGGCGACCTGGACGGCCTGCGCGAGCGGCTCGGCCACCTGGCCGGCCTGGGCGTGGACGTGATCTGGGTGACGCCGTTCTTCACCTCGCCGATGGCCGACCACGGCTACGACATCGCCGACCACCTGCGGGTCGACCCGCGCTTCGGCGGCGACCGGGCGCTGGACGCCCTGCTCGCCGAGGCCCGCCGGTACGGGCTGCGGGTCATCGGCGACCTGGTCGTCAACCACACCAGCGACCGGCACCGCTGGTTCCAGGAGGCGCTCGCCGATCCGGGCGGGCCGTACCGCGACTACTACATCTGGCGCGACCCGGCGCCGGGCGGCGGGCCGCCCAACAACTGGCTGTCGCACTTCGGCGGGTCCGCCTGGACCCTGCACGAGGAGACGGGCCAGTACTACCTGCACCTGTTCCGGCCCGAGCAGCCCGACCTCAACTGGCGCAACCCGGCGGTCGCGGACGAGGTCGACGCGATCATCGAGCACTGGCTGCGCCGCGGCCTGGCGGGCTTCCGCATCGACACCGCCGCCTACCTGGTCAAGCATCCCGACCTCCCGGACAACCCGCCGCTGCCCGACGGCACGCTGCACGCCATCCGCGGGGTCACCGAGGACTGGCGCCGCCAGGACCACCGGTACGACATCCACCAGCCCGACATCCACGGGATCCACGCGCGCTGGCGGCGCGTCGCCGACCGGTACGCCGCGTTCCTCGTCGGCGAGGTCTACGAACTCGACCCGGCCCGCCTGGCCGGCTTCGTGACCGCCGAACGGCTGCACTCCTCGTTCTGGTTCGGCCTGGTCGAGCAGGAGGGCTGGGACCCGGCCCGGATCCGCACCATGATCAGGGCCGCCGCCACCGCCTCGCCCCGCCTGTCCTGGGTGCAGGGCAACCACGACCGCCCCCGCGCCGCGTCCCGGTACGGCGGCGGGACGCTCGGTGCCCGCCGCTGGACGGCGCTGGAGGTGCTCACCGCGTTCCTCCCCGGGACGAGCTGGATCTACCAGGGCGAGGAACTCGGGCTCGTGGACGGCACCGTCCCCGCGGGGCAGGGCGCCGACCCGCTCGGCGCGGCCGAACCCGCCCGTTCCCGCGACGGGGCGCGCACCCCCATGCCCTGGTCGCCGGGCCCCGGCCTGGGGTTCACCCGGGGCCGCCCGTGGCTGCCCGACGGCGGGCGCGTCCCCGCCGACACCGTCGAGGTCCAGAACCGCGACGCCACCGGCACCCTCGCCCTCGTCCGGCGGCTCCTGTCCGTCCGGCGCCGGCTGCTCGCCACCACCCCGCTCCCGTCCGAGCTGACCTGGATCGACACCGCATCGGACGTCCTCGCGTACCGGCGCGGCCCCCTGACCGTCGCCGCCAACCTGGGCGAACACCCCGCGGAACCGCCACTGAACGGCCGGCCCGTCTTCGACACCGAGACCGGCGACCCCCGGAAGCGGCCGGCGGTCCTGCTGCCGTACCAGGCGATCGTGCTGACCGACCAATGA
- a CDS encoding ATP-binding protein: MSDAVAGEGSPAVFVISGVGGVGKTSLGLAWLHRIRDRFGDGQFYADLRGFSGAEPVLPSELLARFLRALGVAAEAVPADIDEQGALFRSLTAGRRLIIMLDNAVSAAQVRPLLPGHGPSLVVVTSRRRLTGLAVDGASFLTLGPLEQSAAVDLLDRMLGSARTGAEPRAARSLAELCGRLPLALCTSAARLSTRENWPISRVVDELADERGRLAALGSRGEDDDGESSVRSVFEVTYRHLPADPARLYRLLSVHPGADFDLRAAAAVIEAEQEPTARGLDALADANLIEEEPEGRYRFHDLTRLHARAVAEEEEPEAERERAFERLLEHSLTIAVAADRVIIPGRWHLGRHYERDPVVVFADNVKALEWLESELPNCADLITAAHERGLHRGTWELCEALWGLFIHRKHYATWMRTHEIGVAAAAAAGDPRAEARMLVALAYAHLNRRDFPEAERRAERALELEVGGGHARGVAAALECLGVARLGLDDVPGAIASFSRALSVQRDIGLERGVAMMHRRLGEAMARLDRADEAIDHLNEALAYFDGQDDHYNRARTLIGLAGVLTARGRLGEAAATLTTASKAADHAGARHEQGNVQLALADLARRAGDPGAERARLERAAAVFGELGAPQAIDVHARLARLDRSPGLGDHG; encoded by the coding sequence GTGAGCGACGCGGTGGCCGGTGAGGGCTCTCCGGCGGTGTTCGTGATCAGCGGCGTGGGCGGCGTGGGAAAGACATCACTGGGCCTGGCCTGGCTGCATCGGATCAGAGACCGATTCGGCGATGGGCAATTCTATGCGGATCTGCGGGGATTCTCCGGGGCCGAGCCGGTACTGCCGAGTGAATTGCTGGCACGCTTTCTTCGCGCCCTGGGGGTGGCCGCCGAGGCGGTGCCCGCCGACATCGACGAACAGGGGGCCCTGTTCCGCTCCCTCACCGCGGGGCGCCGGCTGATCATCATGCTGGACAACGCCGTCTCCGCGGCGCAGGTACGCCCCCTGCTGCCGGGCCACGGTCCCTCGCTGGTGGTGGTGACCTCGCGGCGGCGGCTCACCGGCCTGGCCGTCGACGGCGCGTCCTTCCTCACGCTCGGGCCGCTGGAGCAGTCCGCCGCCGTCGATCTTCTGGACCGCATGCTCGGCAGCGCGCGGACCGGCGCGGAGCCGCGGGCGGCACGGTCTCTCGCCGAGTTGTGCGGGCGCCTGCCCCTGGCGCTGTGCACCTCCGCCGCCCGGCTGTCGACCCGGGAGAACTGGCCGATCTCCCGGGTCGTGGACGAACTGGCCGATGAACGAGGTCGGCTCGCGGCCCTGGGGAGCCGGGGTGAGGACGACGACGGGGAGAGTTCGGTGCGGTCGGTCTTCGAGGTGACTTATCGCCACCTGCCCGCTGACCCGGCCCGGTTGTACCGGCTCCTGAGCGTGCATCCGGGAGCGGACTTCGATCTACGGGCGGCCGCGGCCGTCATCGAGGCGGAGCAGGAGCCGACGGCCCGCGGCCTGGACGCGCTCGCGGACGCCAACCTGATCGAGGAGGAGCCCGAAGGCCGCTACCGGTTTCACGACCTGACGCGGTTGCACGCCCGCGCCGTGGCCGAGGAGGAGGAACCGGAAGCCGAGCGTGAGAGGGCCTTCGAGCGGTTACTCGAGCACTCGTTGACCATCGCGGTGGCGGCCGACCGTGTGATCATTCCCGGCCGCTGGCACCTGGGGCGTCACTATGAGCGCGACCCCGTGGTCGTGTTCGCCGACAACGTGAAGGCGCTGGAGTGGCTGGAGTCCGAGCTGCCCAACTGCGCCGACCTCATCACCGCCGCCCATGAACGGGGGCTGCATCGGGGCACGTGGGAACTGTGCGAGGCATTGTGGGGGCTCTTCATTCACCGCAAGCACTACGCGACCTGGATGAGGACCCATGAGATCGGGGTGGCCGCTGCGGCCGCGGCGGGGGATCCGCGGGCCGAGGCGCGGATGCTGGTGGCGCTGGCCTACGCCCATCTGAACCGCCGCGATTTCCCCGAGGCCGAGCGCCGCGCCGAACGGGCCCTGGAGCTCGAGGTCGGTGGCGGGCACGCGCGGGGCGTGGCGGCGGCGCTGGAGTGTCTGGGCGTGGCGCGGCTCGGCCTCGATGACGTCCCCGGCGCCATCGCGTCGTTCTCCCGAGCCCTGAGCGTCCAGCGGGACATCGGGCTGGAACGCGGTGTGGCGATGATGCACCGGCGTCTGGGCGAGGCCATGGCGCGGCTCGATCGCGCCGATGAGGCGATCGATCACCTGAATGAGGCCCTGGCCTACTTCGACGGGCAGGACGACCACTACAACCGGGCGCGGACGCTCATCGGCCTGGCCGGCGTCCTTACGGCGCGGGGCCGTCTCGGCGAGGCCGCCGCCACGCTGACCACCGCGTCGAAGGCCGCCGACCACGCCGGTGCCAGGCATGAGCAGGGGAACGTCCAGCTCGCCTTGGCCGACCTGGCACGTCGTGCCGGTGACCCCGGCGCCGAGAGGGCGCGGCTGGAGCGGGCCGCCGCCGTCTTCGGCGAGCTGGGTGCCCCGCAGGCCATCGACGTTCACGCGCGCCTCGCCCGGCTCGACCGTTCTCCGGGCCTCGGAGATCACGGCTGA
- a CDS encoding tetratricopeptide repeat protein, with product MEEIRLLGPVELRAGGVALELGSLKERCVLAILAIECGRAVSAETLETRIWGQDRPPRARTTLTSYLSRLRGRFRQMPGGPSPLIHGAGGYTLNVDLDLIDLHRFRRLRRRARAIADSGDDDHALTLLAEAEGLWRGRPLAGLPGDWLRNLRESLEEESHAARVERIDLQLRLGRHGEVIGELHRLAAARPYDEGVLARLMTALYRHDRAAEALEVYRRADRLFAAELGSPLGPHLRTLHEGILRRDPGLDMPLRNPCDESAHGPHSLPEDIRDFTGRERELEALTEGAGSGGSPGRVTVITGMAGVGKSALALRAAHLLSDRYPDAQLYLPLCGHDTARPPLSAGAALAELLRMLGVPPTRVPGAMAERARLWRREMAGRRAVVVLDDATGLDQIAPIVGNAPSCRVLVTSRRRLAGLPAASYVHVGALSRNESRELVVRIAGENLDAAETDAVVRRCGGLPLALRLTAALSHRGVPAPVEPDDPLHLDDGVARAAFDLSYRALAGEQRRLFRRLGLSPCTDLTVEAAAALGARPIEAVRAVCDALLDHHLLYERAPGRMRMHDLVRAYARARACAEDSSRDRRKALSGLLRYYLTWTDNADRVLHPHRRRRALPADSGKGGTALTPEDADRWMKEEWSNGLALAEYAIGHELKHEGALLVHAFSPYLETHGLREQAAQAQEAAVRAARETRAPDALARALFELTLTRFRTGHYAAALEHANEALAIYRSSSDRQAVAETLDRIGIILWTTARYREALAHYQEAQVLCRKVDDRHGEAGALGHAGIALWHLGRYEEALRHLRFSLEVYRRLGDRRGEAMVLNNIGEVQRQRGFHRDAIRSYRESSAIFERIEGLENRAILKNNVGNVHQYKGDHPAALQCYREAIVVFREIGDRRNIADTLNSIGVTYLLSGRPNEALVHHEQAREFATDIGDPYQHLRALRGIADACQADCRYKIALGHYREALAIARDISDPYQEAKIHEGIASTVLQLHGKESARIHWRQALDIFEKLGVPEEKVVALQLHEIDEVAS from the coding sequence ATGGAGGAGATCAGGCTCCTCGGCCCTGTCGAGCTGCGCGCGGGGGGCGTCGCGCTGGAACTCGGCTCGTTGAAGGAACGTTGTGTCCTGGCGATACTGGCGATCGAATGCGGCCGCGCCGTCTCGGCCGAGACGCTGGAGACGCGGATCTGGGGGCAGGACAGGCCGCCGCGGGCGCGCACCACGTTGACGAGTTACCTCTCGCGGCTGCGCGGGAGGTTTCGCCAGATGCCCGGCGGGCCGTCACCACTGATCCATGGAGCCGGCGGCTACACCCTGAACGTCGATCTCGATCTCATCGACCTGCATCGCTTCCGGCGGCTGCGCCGCCGTGCACGCGCCATCGCCGACAGTGGTGATGACGACCACGCGCTCACGCTCCTGGCCGAGGCGGAGGGGCTGTGGCGCGGCCGGCCGCTCGCCGGGTTGCCCGGCGACTGGTTGAGGAACCTGCGCGAGAGCCTGGAGGAGGAGAGCCACGCCGCCCGCGTCGAGCGGATCGATCTCCAGTTGCGACTGGGCCGGCACGGTGAGGTCATCGGCGAACTCCACCGGCTGGCCGCCGCGCGCCCGTACGACGAGGGCGTTCTCGCCCGGCTGATGACGGCCTTGTACCGGCACGACCGGGCAGCGGAGGCCCTTGAGGTCTACCGGCGTGCGGACCGTCTCTTCGCGGCGGAGCTCGGTTCGCCGCTCGGCCCTCACCTTCGGACCCTGCATGAGGGCATCCTGCGGCGGGACCCGGGCCTGGACATGCCCTTGCGGAACCCGTGTGACGAAAGTGCGCACGGGCCGCATTCCCTGCCCGAGGACATCCGGGATTTCACCGGCCGGGAACGCGAGTTGGAGGCCCTCACCGAAGGTGCCGGATCCGGGGGGTCCCCGGGGCGGGTCACGGTCATCACAGGCATGGCCGGTGTAGGGAAGAGCGCGCTCGCGTTGCGAGCCGCGCACCTCCTAAGCGACCGGTATCCCGATGCCCAGCTATACCTGCCGCTGTGCGGTCATGACACCGCGCGGCCCCCTCTTTCGGCCGGTGCGGCCTTGGCCGAGCTGCTGCGGATGCTGGGCGTCCCGCCCACGCGCGTCCCCGGGGCGATGGCCGAACGGGCCCGCCTGTGGCGGCGGGAGATGGCCGGACGGCGCGCGGTCGTCGTCCTCGACGACGCCACCGGCCTGGACCAGATCGCGCCGATCGTCGGCAACGCGCCGTCCTGCCGCGTCCTGGTCACCAGCCGCCGGCGGCTGGCGGGCCTGCCCGCGGCCTCCTACGTCCATGTCGGCGCACTCTCCCGGAACGAGTCGAGGGAGCTGGTCGTCCGTATCGCGGGCGAGAACCTGGACGCCGCCGAGACCGACGCCGTCGTCCGGCGGTGCGGCGGCCTTCCGCTGGCGTTACGCCTCACCGCCGCCCTGTCCCATCGCGGGGTCCCGGCCCCGGTCGAACCGGACGACCCGCTCCACCTCGACGACGGCGTGGCCCGCGCGGCCTTCGACCTGTCCTACCGGGCGCTCGCCGGGGAGCAGAGGCGTCTCTTCCGCCGGCTGGGACTGAGCCCGTGCACCGATCTCACGGTGGAGGCCGCCGCGGCGCTCGGTGCCCGCCCGATCGAGGCCGTGCGGGCGGTGTGCGACGCGCTGCTCGACCACCATCTCCTCTACGAGCGCGCTCCGGGGCGCATGCGCATGCACGATCTCGTGCGCGCCTACGCCCGCGCGCGTGCGTGCGCCGAGGACTCCAGCCGTGACCGAAGAAAGGCTCTGTCGGGCCTGCTGCGGTATTACCTGACGTGGACGGACAACGCCGACCGAGTTCTCCACCCGCACCGTCGCAGGCGCGCGCTGCCCGCCGATTCCGGCAAGGGGGGCACCGCCCTGACACCCGAGGACGCGGACAGGTGGATGAAGGAGGAATGGAGTAACGGGCTGGCCCTCGCGGAGTACGCCATCGGACATGAGCTGAAGCACGAGGGCGCCCTTCTGGTGCACGCCTTCTCGCCCTACCTGGAGACGCACGGGCTTCGCGAGCAGGCGGCGCAGGCCCAGGAGGCGGCCGTCCGCGCAGCGCGGGAGACACGGGCGCCGGACGCCCTCGCCCGGGCGCTCTTCGAGCTGACCCTCACCCGGTTCCGCACGGGCCACTACGCCGCGGCCCTGGAGCACGCCAACGAGGCGCTGGCGATCTACCGGTCCTCCAGCGACCGGCAGGCGGTCGCCGAGACGCTCGACCGGATCGGCATCATCCTGTGGACCACAGCGCGGTACCGGGAGGCCCTCGCGCATTATCAGGAGGCGCAGGTTCTCTGCCGGAAGGTCGACGACCGGCACGGCGAGGCGGGGGCGCTCGGACATGCGGGTATCGCGCTGTGGCACCTGGGCCGTTACGAGGAGGCTCTGCGGCACCTGCGGTTCTCGCTGGAGGTTTATCGCAGGCTGGGGGACCGGCGCGGTGAGGCCATGGTCCTCAACAACATCGGGGAAGTGCAGCGGCAGCGCGGCTTCCACCGGGACGCCATCCGCAGTTACCGGGAGTCGAGTGCCATCTTCGAACGTATCGAGGGCCTCGAGAACCGCGCCATCCTCAAGAACAACGTTGGAAACGTGCACCAGTACAAGGGGGACCATCCGGCGGCGCTCCAGTGTTACCGAGAGGCGATCGTGGTTTTCCGTGAGATCGGTGACCGGCGGAACATCGCCGACACGTTGAACAGCATCGGGGTCACCTATCTGCTGTCGGGGCGTCCGAACGAGGCGCTGGTCCACCATGAACAGGCGAGGGAATTCGCGACGGACATCGGCGATCCCTACCAGCATCTGCGGGCGCTGCGCGGTATCGCCGACGCCTGCCAAGCCGACTGCCGGTACAAAATCGCCCTCGGCCATTACCGTGAGGCGCTGGCGATCGCTCGCGACATCAGTGACCCGTACCAGGAGGCCAAGATCCACGAAGGTATCGCCTCCACGGTCCTCCAGTTACACGGGAAGGAGTCCGCTCGCATCCATTGGCGGCAGGCGCTGGACATCTTCGAGAAGCTCGGCGTTCCGGAGGAGAAGGTCGTCGCCCTGCAACTTCACGAGATCGATGAGGTCGCGTCGTGA